The Citrifermentans bemidjiense Bem genome window below encodes:
- a CDS encoding thiolase family protein — protein sequence MLKKAYIPYRGYYSTPFAKWQGTLANEHSIVFGAATSKRFFESKGWDPKSIEYLLVGSTVYQKQWFYSGPWAAALMGAEATPGILVSQACSTSTFSIYQAGMGVETGMFENSWCLMADRLSNGPHAAWPNPAGPGGQQIAEDWVMDNFGRDPWAGEAMIQTAENVAKEYGVTREECDALTLRRQEQYLDSLANDREFQKRYLFPAQVQLSKKKSTLLEADEGVVTSTREGLASLNPVLPGGVHTFGAQTHPADGNAGICVTTREKARELSADPGVVVQLVSFGFARTKKAHMAAAVAPSAQMALNGAGIKASDLGAVKTHNPFAANDIVMAKVMGLDLDSMNNYGSSLIFGHPQAATGARLIVEGIEELAQKGGGYLLFSGCAAGDTAASLVLKVN from the coding sequence ATGCTTAAGAAAGCGTACATACCCTACCGCGGTTACTACAGCACCCCCTTCGCCAAGTGGCAGGGGACCCTCGCCAACGAACACTCCATAGTCTTTGGCGCCGCCACTTCCAAGAGGTTTTTTGAGAGCAAGGGGTGGGACCCCAAGAGCATCGAGTACCTGCTGGTGGGGAGCACCGTGTACCAGAAGCAGTGGTTCTACAGCGGGCCGTGGGCCGCGGCCCTGATGGGGGCCGAAGCCACCCCCGGCATCCTGGTGAGCCAGGCCTGCTCCACCTCCACCTTTTCCATCTACCAGGCGGGTATGGGGGTTGAGACCGGTATGTTCGAGAACAGCTGGTGCCTCATGGCCGACCGCCTTTCCAACGGCCCGCACGCCGCCTGGCCCAACCCCGCGGGCCCCGGCGGCCAGCAGATCGCCGAGGACTGGGTCATGGACAACTTCGGCAGGGACCCCTGGGCCGGCGAGGCCATGATCCAGACCGCGGAAAACGTGGCCAAGGAGTACGGGGTGACCCGCGAGGAGTGCGACGCGCTCACGCTGCGACGCCAGGAGCAGTACCTCGATTCCCTCGCCAACGACCGCGAGTTCCAGAAGAGGTACCTGTTCCCGGCCCAGGTGCAGCTCTCAAAGAAGAAATCGACCCTCCTGGAGGCCGACGAGGGGGTTGTCACCAGCACCAGGGAAGGGCTTGCCTCCCTGAACCCGGTCCTCCCCGGCGGGGTGCACACCTTCGGCGCCCAGACCCACCCGGCCGACGGCAACGCGGGGATCTGCGTCACCACACGCGAGAAGGCGAGGGAGCTCTCCGCAGACCCGGGCGTCGTGGTGCAGTTGGTCTCCTTCGGATTCGCCCGGACCAAGAAGGCGCACATGGCTGCGGCCGTGGCCCCGTCGGCGCAGATGGCGCTCAATGGGGCAGGGATCAAGGCGTCCGACCTGGGCGCGGTGAAGACCCACAACCCCTTCGCCGCGAACGACATCGTCATGGCCAAGGTGATGGGGCTCGATCTCGACAGCATGAACAACTACGGCTCCTCGCTCATCTTCGGCCACCCCCAGGCCGCCACCGGCGCGAGGCTCATCGTCGAGGGGATCGAGGAACTGGCCCAGAAGGGGGGAGGCTACCTCCTCTTCTCCGGCTGCGCGGCAGGCGACACCGCAGCCTCCCTCGTTTTGAAGGTTAATTAG
- a CDS encoding thiamine pyrophosphate-dependent enzyme, producing the protein MKKIISGNEAIALSFEDSGGVFASGYPGTPSTETLEEVARLGNVYCEWAPNEKVGLESAIGASLAGGRALATMKHVGVNVAADALMTLTYTGVNAGLILMAADDPGMHSSQNEQDSRNYAKFAKIPMLDPADSQEAYDYVRAGFEISERFDTPVMLRTTTRISHAKGVVEQKGKVAAKVGELAKDVPKYVMLPNFGKIKHVAVEERLLKLQAFAEESPLNRVEMNDPELGIITSGISYQHAKEAFPQASFLKLGLVHPLPEQKIRDFASKVGRLMVVEEMDAIFEEQIRAMGIRVDIGKDRISLCGEVCADIVREAAGAPATSAKTTPAGDLPLRPPTFCPGCAHRGLYSILSKLKVFVSGDIGCYTLGALPPLSAMHTCICMGASISAAHGIAKVNEIAGRTEKPVAVIGDSTFFHSGITGLLSMSYNAGNALVIIMDNRTTGMTGGQENPGSGRHIQGNPAKEVDMVSLVKVLGIENVFEINSYDLKETEAAIRRGLETPGPYVLVDKNPCVLRYRVKKPLVQVSAEKCTGCRACLKASCVALGLKGSGEKPKVSIDPNICNGCGVCSQHCKFDAMTVASGGSHESI; encoded by the coding sequence ATGAAAAAGATAATCTCCGGCAACGAAGCGATTGCCTTGAGCTTTGAAGATTCCGGCGGCGTCTTCGCCTCCGGCTATCCCGGCACGCCCAGCACAGAAACGCTGGAAGAGGTCGCCCGCCTGGGAAACGTGTACTGCGAATGGGCCCCGAACGAAAAGGTCGGGCTGGAATCGGCCATCGGCGCCTCCCTTGCGGGCGGCAGGGCGCTCGCCACCATGAAGCACGTGGGGGTGAACGTCGCGGCCGACGCGTTGATGACCCTCACCTATACCGGGGTGAACGCGGGCCTCATCCTGATGGCGGCCGACGACCCGGGGATGCACTCCTCCCAGAACGAGCAGGACAGCCGCAACTACGCGAAGTTCGCCAAGATCCCGATGCTCGACCCCGCCGATTCCCAGGAGGCCTACGACTACGTCCGGGCCGGGTTCGAGATCTCGGAGCGCTTCGACACCCCGGTTATGCTGCGCACCACCACCCGGATCTCACACGCGAAGGGGGTCGTGGAGCAGAAGGGGAAGGTAGCGGCGAAGGTGGGAGAGCTGGCGAAGGACGTGCCGAAGTACGTGATGCTTCCCAACTTCGGGAAGATCAAGCACGTCGCGGTCGAGGAGCGGCTCTTGAAGCTGCAGGCCTTCGCGGAGGAGTCTCCGCTTAACCGGGTGGAGATGAACGACCCCGAACTGGGGATCATCACCTCCGGCATCTCCTACCAGCACGCGAAAGAAGCGTTCCCGCAGGCCTCCTTCCTGAAGCTCGGGCTGGTGCACCCGCTGCCGGAGCAAAAGATCCGCGACTTCGCCTCCAAGGTGGGGCGGCTCATGGTGGTGGAGGAGATGGACGCCATCTTCGAGGAGCAGATCCGCGCCATGGGGATCCGGGTCGACATAGGCAAGGACCGCATCTCGCTTTGCGGCGAGGTCTGCGCCGACATCGTCCGCGAGGCTGCCGGCGCCCCGGCCACCTCCGCGAAGACTACGCCTGCGGGCGACCTCCCCCTGCGCCCCCCGACCTTCTGCCCCGGCTGCGCCCACCGCGGCCTTTATTCCATCCTGAGCAAGCTGAAGGTCTTCGTATCCGGAGACATCGGCTGCTACACCCTGGGCGCGCTCCCTCCCTTGAGCGCCATGCATACCTGCATCTGCATGGGGGCCAGCATCAGCGCTGCCCACGGCATCGCCAAGGTGAACGAGATCGCGGGGAGGACCGAAAAACCGGTGGCCGTCATCGGCGACTCCACCTTCTTCCATTCCGGCATCACCGGCCTTTTGAGCATGTCCTACAACGCGGGGAACGCCCTGGTCATCATCATGGACAACCGCACCACCGGCATGACCGGCGGCCAGGAAAACCCCGGTTCCGGGAGGCATATCCAGGGCAATCCGGCAAAAGAGGTGGACATGGTGTCGCTCGTGAAGGTGCTGGGAATCGAAAACGTCTTCGAGATCAACTCCTACGACTTGAAGGAGACAGAGGCCGCCATCAGGCGCGGGTTGGAGACGCCTGGCCCCTACGTCCTCGTGGACAAAAACCCCTGCGTTCTGCGCTACCGGGTGAAAAAGCCGCTGGTTCAGGTCTCGGCCGAGAAATGCACCGGTTGCCGCGCCTGCCTCAAGGCCTCCTGCGTCGCCCTGGGACTCAAGGGCTCGGGAGAGAAGCCGAAGGTCTCCATCGACCCCAACATCTGCAACGGATGCGGGGTATGCAGCCAGCATTGTAAATTCGACGCCATGACCGTCGCAAGCGGAGGGAGCCATGAAAGCATTTAA
- a CDS encoding ACT domain-containing protein: protein MKLKQLSVFLENSPGRLYQAASALGNAGLNLRSLSICDTAGFGVLRILVSDVAKARRVIMEQQLPARVDDVVAIEIEDRPGSLANQVLKLFLDYQVNVEYMYALAGTGPSSGKAVMVLRFNDNDRAIELMLKNGIKILDAESFGMAEAQPA from the coding sequence ATGAAACTGAAACAGCTGTCGGTCTTTCTGGAAAATTCACCCGGCCGCCTGTACCAGGCGGCCAGCGCGCTGGGCAATGCCGGCCTCAACCTGCGTTCCCTGAGCATCTGCGACACGGCCGGCTTCGGCGTTCTGCGCATCCTGGTGTCGGACGTGGCCAAGGCGCGGCGCGTGATCATGGAACAACAGCTTCCGGCTCGTGTCGACGACGTCGTCGCCATCGAGATCGAAGACCGGCCGGGAAGCCTCGCCAACCAGGTGCTCAAGCTCTTTCTGGATTACCAGGTCAACGTCGAGTACATGTACGCGCTTGCCGGCACGGGCCCGTCCTCCGGCAAGGCGGTCATGGTGCTGCGCTTCAACGACAACGACCGGGCCATAGAGCTGATGCTGAAAAACGGCATAAAGATCCTGGACGCCGAGTCTTTCGGCATGGCCGAGGCCCAACCGGCGTAG
- a CDS encoding enoyl-CoA hydratase/isomerase family protein gives MGYQFLNMNREDRVLTINLNRPPTNPLSRGFGEELLKAFTEAEGMDDVNVVVITSALEKAFIAGADIKEMSAMGQAESEAFSKLLQDANNTLDRMKKVVIAAINGHALGGGCELAMACDYRFMAAGKALVGLPEAGLGIVPGAGGTQRLPRLVGLAKAKDILLWGKVMGPEEALAIGLVDRVIPAESFLDEVMEFAHRLASGAGKALGFIKVAVNEAVDLPMEQALAVERKYGLANLLTHDAKEGLTAFGEKRKPNFLSR, from the coding sequence ATGGGCTATCAGTTCCTCAATATGAACCGGGAAGACCGGGTCCTCACCATCAACTTGAACCGTCCCCCCACCAACCCGCTCAGTCGCGGCTTCGGCGAGGAGCTGCTCAAGGCCTTCACCGAGGCGGAGGGGATGGACGACGTGAACGTGGTGGTCATCACCAGCGCGCTGGAGAAGGCTTTCATCGCCGGCGCCGACATCAAGGAGATGTCCGCCATGGGGCAGGCCGAATCCGAGGCCTTCTCGAAGCTGTTGCAAGACGCGAACAACACCCTCGACCGGATGAAGAAGGTGGTCATCGCCGCCATCAACGGCCACGCCCTGGGAGGGGGGTGCGAACTCGCCATGGCGTGCGACTACCGCTTCATGGCGGCGGGGAAGGCGCTGGTCGGCCTTCCTGAGGCCGGGCTCGGCATCGTCCCCGGGGCGGGGGGAACCCAGCGGCTGCCGCGCCTGGTGGGGCTTGCCAAGGCGAAAGACATCCTTTTGTGGGGCAAGGTGATGGGGCCGGAGGAGGCGCTAGCCATTGGGCTCGTGGACCGGGTGATCCCGGCGGAGAGCTTCCTCGACGAGGTGATGGAATTCGCCCACCGGCTCGCCTCCGGCGCCGGCAAGGCGCTTGGCTTCATCAAGGTGGCGGTCAACGAAGCGGTGGACCTCCCCATGGAACAGGCGCTGGCGGTGGAGCGCAAATACGGCCTGGCGAACCTGCTCACCCACGACGCGAAGGAAGGGCTCACCGCCTTCGGCGAGAAGAGAAAACCGAACTTTTTAAGCAGATAA
- a CDS encoding solute symporter family protein — MRYLFLPLLMVLIFGTSALAADVSAQAAPGGPNAVAAAAAKAPPGLAASPQAPAAAAAKAQAPAPAPGGKKMQTNRTFTISMFLLIIAATAGIVVWASKSTTTASDYYAAGGGISGIQNGWAIAGDFLSAATFLGITGLMSLFGPDGFMYSVGIIISFLTILLIIAEPCRNAGKYTLGDILAFRSSSRVVRAVAALSAVVVSIFYLLGQMVGAGKLMQLLLGIPYKVSIIGVGALIIVYVALGGMKATTWVQIIKAALLMFTGVVLSVGILWKSGFSLFAFFDSVATSPQIQDHVRGVMKHPVAQPGFDYGQRFLELGLFFKNPLDQVSLGLAWILGAAGLPHVMMRFFTVPNAKEARKSVVASMFLIGLFLIMVSFLGFGAALYVTPQKIMALDKGGNMAGLMIAQYIGGGAGTVTGDLLLAFVCAVAFATILAVVSGLVLASSAAIAHDLYVNVIKKGKADQGTQIKVARVASFFVGAIAIVLGIACENLNIAQLVGLALAVVASANFPVLIFALFWKRFNSAGIIAGLVVGTVVTIGILMVSPNMTYPKKVAADAQKVVLALEKKQSEAGGLSAVELKTLEKAKSDYVLNKEGTSLVGLDAPLFPLKNPGILSVPIGFFVTIAATFLFRNRREEEMFEELFVRQTTGYGMAKAAKH; from the coding sequence ATGAGATATCTGTTCCTTCCCTTGCTGATGGTACTGATCTTCGGCACCTCCGCGCTTGCAGCCGATGTGTCCGCCCAGGCGGCCCCAGGCGGCCCCAATGCCGTAGCAGCCGCCGCTGCCAAGGCCCCGCCGGGGCTCGCCGCTTCCCCGCAAGCGCCCGCTGCAGCGGCGGCCAAGGCTCAGGCACCGGCGCCGGCGCCGGGCGGCAAGAAGATGCAGACCAACCGCACGTTCACCATCAGCATGTTCCTCTTGATCATCGCGGCGACCGCCGGGATCGTGGTCTGGGCCTCGAAAAGCACCACCACCGCATCCGATTATTACGCGGCGGGCGGTGGCATTTCCGGGATTCAGAACGGCTGGGCCATCGCCGGAGATTTCCTCTCCGCCGCGACCTTCCTCGGGATCACCGGACTCATGTCTCTCTTCGGCCCGGACGGGTTCATGTACTCGGTGGGGATCATCATCAGCTTTCTCACCATCCTCCTCATCATCGCCGAACCATGCCGCAATGCCGGCAAGTACACCCTGGGCGACATCCTCGCCTTCCGTTCGTCGTCCCGGGTAGTGCGGGCTGTCGCGGCCCTTTCCGCCGTGGTGGTTTCCATCTTCTACCTGCTCGGGCAGATGGTGGGGGCCGGCAAACTGATGCAGCTCCTTTTGGGGATTCCCTACAAGGTCTCGATCATAGGAGTCGGTGCCCTGATCATCGTCTACGTGGCGCTGGGCGGGATGAAGGCGACCACCTGGGTGCAGATCATCAAGGCCGCGCTCCTCATGTTCACCGGGGTCGTCCTGAGCGTCGGGATACTCTGGAAGTCGGGATTCAGCCTCTTCGCATTCTTCGACAGCGTGGCGACCAGCCCGCAGATCCAGGATCACGTGCGTGGCGTCATGAAGCACCCGGTGGCGCAGCCGGGGTTCGATTACGGCCAGCGCTTCCTGGAGCTGGGGCTTTTCTTCAAGAACCCGCTGGACCAGGTATCCCTCGGACTTGCGTGGATCCTCGGGGCCGCCGGCCTGCCGCACGTCATGATGCGGTTTTTCACCGTGCCCAACGCCAAGGAGGCTAGAAAGAGCGTGGTCGCCTCCATGTTCCTGATCGGCCTGTTCCTGATCATGGTTTCCTTCCTGGGCTTTGGCGCCGCCCTTTATGTCACCCCGCAGAAGATTATGGCGCTCGACAAGGGGGGCAACATGGCGGGGCTCATGATCGCGCAGTATATCGGCGGCGGGGCGGGTACCGTCACCGGAGACCTGCTCCTGGCCTTTGTCTGCGCCGTCGCTTTCGCCACCATACTCGCGGTCGTCTCGGGTCTGGTGCTCGCATCCTCGGCGGCCATCGCCCACGATTTGTACGTCAACGTCATTAAAAAGGGGAAGGCGGATCAGGGGACACAGATAAAGGTCGCCAGGGTGGCATCGTTTTTCGTCGGCGCCATCGCCATCGTGCTCGGCATTGCCTGCGAAAACCTCAACATCGCGCAGCTGGTCGGCCTTGCGCTTGCCGTGGTGGCTTCGGCGAACTTCCCCGTCCTGATCTTCGCGCTGTTCTGGAAGCGGTTCAATTCAGCCGGGATCATCGCCGGCTTGGTGGTCGGCACCGTGGTGACCATCGGGATCCTGATGGTTTCGCCGAACATGACCTATCCCAAGAAGGTGGCTGCCGACGCCCAGAAGGTCGTGCTCGCCTTGGAGAAAAAGCAAAGCGAGGCTGGGGGGCTTTCCGCTGTGGAGTTGAAAACGCTGGAAAAGGCGAAATCGGATTACGTGCTGAACAAGGAAGGGACCTCGCTGGTGGGGCTCGACGCGCCGCTATTCCCGCTCAAAAACCCGGGGATACTTTCCGTGCCCATCGGG
- a CDS encoding indolepyruvate oxidoreductase subunit beta, which produces MKAFNIVIAGVGGQGVLMASKVLAESALASSMDVKQNEVHGMAQRGGSVISFVRIGAKVHSPVVLPGTADILISFEPLEALRYLHYLKPGGKLVYNKACINPSTVAAGLATYPGDVAQRITAACPDARAIDALQVAKEAGNAKAVNMVMVGSVMKGLPIDSEVVEGVVREISRGKGEDVNMAALRGGAATA; this is translated from the coding sequence ATGAAAGCATTTAACATCGTCATTGCCGGGGTAGGGGGGCAGGGGGTGCTGATGGCTTCCAAGGTGCTGGCCGAAAGCGCTCTGGCTAGCAGCATGGACGTAAAGCAAAACGAGGTTCACGGCATGGCGCAAAGGGGCGGGAGCGTCATCTCCTTCGTCCGCATCGGCGCCAAGGTGCACTCGCCGGTGGTGCTTCCGGGCACCGCCGACATCCTCATCTCCTTCGAGCCTTTGGAGGCGCTGCGCTACCTGCACTACCTGAAGCCCGGCGGCAAGCTCGTCTACAACAAGGCGTGCATCAACCCGAGTACGGTGGCGGCGGGTCTTGCCACCTATCCCGGCGACGTCGCGCAGCGGATAACAGCGGCCTGCCCCGACGCCAGGGCGATAGATGCGCTGCAGGTGGCGAAAGAAGCCGGAAACGCCAAGGCGGTGAACATGGTCATGGTCGGCTCGGTCATGAAGGGGCTCCCCATTGACTCGGAGGTTGTGGAGGGCGTGGTCAGGGAGATATCCCGCGGCAAGGGTGAGGACGTCAACATGGCCGCGCTGCGCGGAGGAGCCGCTACGGCCTGA
- a CDS encoding ketopantoate reductase family protein codes for MKGNSSYTPKKFAVIGAGPVGCVLAAFLTRGGYEVTLCDVVPTLLVPALDPGIIVEGADSLQAKVAKVTTTLDDIVSDPPDVIFVTVKATALPLIASALEGFVADGRYVVSWQNGIDTELELAKHLGTKAVMRAVVNYGCVPLSPAHVRVAFHHRPHFLQELDPESREAAVGICEALSGTGLETQHTDRIVDKVWRKSVMNSCMNAICAVTGKTMVQIILDPILLNLVDSLIKEGVAVARANEFTLGSDFYPYCINYLKNAGNHKPSMLQDIEAGRRTEVDYINGKIVEYGAQAGMPTPYNTMIHGLVKALECRPFDEAKAA; via the coding sequence ATGAAGGGAAATAGCAGTTATACGCCAAAGAAGTTCGCGGTCATAGGCGCCGGCCCCGTCGGGTGCGTGCTTGCCGCTTTCCTGACCCGGGGAGGATACGAGGTAACCCTTTGCGACGTCGTCCCCACCCTGCTCGTGCCGGCCCTTGACCCGGGGATCATCGTCGAGGGGGCCGACTCGCTCCAGGCGAAGGTCGCCAAGGTGACCACCACCCTCGACGATATCGTAAGCGACCCACCCGATGTCATCTTCGTCACCGTGAAGGCGACCGCTCTCCCCTTGATAGCCTCGGCGCTGGAGGGGTTCGTCGCCGATGGGCGCTACGTGGTCAGCTGGCAAAACGGCATAGATACCGAACTGGAACTGGCAAAGCATCTGGGGACCAAGGCCGTGATGCGCGCGGTGGTCAATTACGGTTGCGTGCCGCTCAGCCCCGCCCACGTGCGGGTCGCCTTCCATCACCGCCCCCATTTCCTCCAGGAGCTGGACCCTGAGTCCCGCGAAGCGGCCGTCGGCATCTGTGAAGCCTTGAGCGGGACGGGGCTCGAGACCCAGCACACCGACCGGATCGTGGACAAGGTGTGGCGCAAGTCCGTGATGAACTCCTGCATGAACGCCATCTGCGCGGTGACCGGCAAGACCATGGTGCAGATCATCCTCGACCCCATCCTGTTGAACCTGGTGGATTCGTTGATCAAGGAGGGGGTCGCGGTGGCCAGGGCGAACGAGTTCACGCTGGGGTCCGACTTCTACCCCTACTGCATCAACTACCTGAAGAACGCTGGGAACCACAAGCCCTCCATGCTGCAGGACATCGAGGCGGGGCGCAGGACCGAAGTCGACTACATCAACGGCAAGATCGTCGAGTACGGCGCGCAGGCCGGCATGCCCACCCCGTACAACACCATGATCCACGGCCTGGTCAAGGCGCTGGAGTGCAGGCCGTTCGATGAGGCCAAAGCTGCGTGA
- a CDS encoding 3-hydroxyacyl-CoA dehydrogenase family protein — MNVEDITTMGMAGAGSMGAGIAQVAAMAGLKVQVVDTGAGACDRARKTIVKSLERIVKKGTMTEAQMEETLGRISFSTDVASFKGIPFIFEAVFEDIAVKKELFAKLDAVCGEDTIYATNTSSISITEMAALVKNPANFVGMHFFNPVPVMKLVEVIPALQTAEATKNLALAMSQKLGKTSITCKDTPGFVVNRLFVPYIIDAVRLLEEGVASAEDIDIAMKLGCNMPMGPLEFQDFAGVDIGYHVTNIFHEYLKQERFAPPGLLRNMIKAGYLGRKAGRGFYEYPAS, encoded by the coding sequence ATGAACGTCGAGGATATCACCACAATGGGAATGGCAGGCGCCGGCAGCATGGGGGCGGGAATCGCCCAGGTGGCGGCGATGGCGGGGCTCAAGGTGCAGGTGGTGGACACGGGCGCAGGGGCGTGCGACCGCGCCAGGAAGACCATCGTGAAAAGCCTGGAGCGGATCGTCAAGAAGGGGACCATGACGGAAGCCCAGATGGAGGAGACCCTGGGGCGGATCAGCTTCTCCACGGACGTGGCGAGCTTCAAAGGGATTCCCTTCATCTTCGAGGCGGTGTTCGAGGACATCGCGGTGAAGAAGGAACTCTTCGCCAAACTCGACGCGGTCTGCGGCGAGGACACCATCTACGCCACCAACACCTCTTCCATCTCCATCACCGAGATGGCGGCCCTGGTGAAAAACCCCGCTAACTTCGTCGGGATGCACTTCTTCAACCCGGTGCCGGTGATGAAGCTGGTCGAGGTGATCCCCGCGCTGCAGACGGCAGAGGCGACCAAGAACCTCGCGCTCGCCATGTCCCAAAAGCTCGGCAAGACCTCCATCACCTGCAAGGACACCCCCGGTTTCGTCGTGAACCGCCTCTTCGTCCCCTACATCATCGACGCGGTCCGGCTGCTCGAGGAAGGGGTGGCGTCGGCCGAGGACATCGACATTGCCATGAAGCTCGGCTGCAACATGCCCATGGGGCCGCTCGAATTCCAGGACTTCGCCGGGGTCGACATCGGCTACCACGTCACCAACATCTTCCACGAGTACCTGAAGCAGGAGCGCTTCGCCCCCCCGGGGCTCTTGCGCAACATGATCAAGGCGGGCTACCTGGGACGCAAGGCGGGACGAGGGTTCTACGAGTACCCGGCCAGCTGA
- a CDS encoding acetyl-CoA hydrolase/transferase family protein gives MAATIWKEIKNWREIYNSRVTTADEALKSVNSGDRLYLTGNASVPLQLLDALVRRAPELRDVEVSQVLTICPQDYVSPEMQGHVRVNTMFISPNVRQAVNEGRADFTPVLLSEFPLLFKNGHLPLDVALLNVSLPDENGFCSLGGEAGLTMTAAESARIVIAQVNKKMPRTLGDTFFHVSRMTHIVEVDAPLTERHMAEEGDPEIVEQIAGHISSLIPDGATMQLGIGAIPDAVLKHLFSKKDLGIHSELISDGVIDLVEAGVVNCSRKTLHPGKIVCGFLLGTKRLYDWAHNNPMIELRRTEYVNDPFVVAQNDRMVSVNAAIEVDFTGQICADSIGPRMYSAVGGQMDFVYGASRSKGGVAVITMPSTSTLRDGSVVSKITPLLKHGAGVVTSRNHVRYLVTEYGAADLYAKSVRQRTQALIGVAHPMFREELTEKAKELRYI, from the coding sequence ATGGCTGCAACGATCTGGAAGGAAATCAAGAACTGGCGCGAGATCTACAACTCGCGCGTCACCACCGCCGACGAGGCGCTCAAATCGGTCAACTCCGGGGACCGTCTCTACCTGACCGGCAACGCCTCCGTTCCCCTGCAACTTTTGGATGCGCTGGTGAGGCGTGCGCCGGAGCTGCGCGATGTCGAGGTCTCCCAGGTGCTCACCATCTGCCCTCAGGACTACGTCTCGCCCGAGATGCAGGGGCACGTGCGGGTCAACACCATGTTCATCAGTCCCAACGTCCGCCAGGCGGTAAACGAAGGGCGCGCCGACTTCACCCCGGTGCTCCTCTCCGAGTTCCCCCTGCTCTTCAAAAACGGCCATCTCCCGCTGGATGTGGCGCTTTTGAACGTCTCCTTGCCCGATGAAAACGGTTTCTGTTCGCTGGGGGGAGAGGCCGGCCTCACCATGACGGCGGCCGAGTCGGCGCGGATCGTCATCGCCCAGGTGAACAAGAAGATGCCGCGCACGCTCGGGGACACCTTCTTCCACGTCTCGCGCATGACCCATATCGTCGAGGTGGATGCGCCGCTGACAGAAAGGCACATGGCGGAGGAGGGAGACCCCGAGATCGTCGAGCAGATAGCGGGGCACATCTCCAGCCTCATCCCCGATGGCGCCACCATGCAGCTTGGCATCGGCGCCATTCCCGACGCGGTCTTGAAGCACCTGTTCAGCAAGAAGGACCTGGGGATCCATTCCGAACTGATCTCCGACGGCGTCATCGACCTGGTGGAGGCCGGCGTCGTCAACTGCTCCAGGAAGACCCTGCACCCGGGCAAGATCGTCTGCGGCTTCCTCCTTGGGACCAAGCGTCTCTACGACTGGGCGCACAACAACCCGATGATTGAGCTGCGCCGCACCGAGTACGTGAACGACCCATTCGTGGTGGCGCAAAACGACCGCATGGTCTCGGTGAACGCCGCCATCGAGGTCGACTTCACCGGGCAGATCTGCGCGGACAGCATCGGCCCCAGGATGTACTCGGCGGTCGGCGGTCAGATGGATTTCGTCTACGGCGCGTCCCGCTCCAAGGGAGGCGTCGCGGTGATCACCATGCCGAGCACCTCGACCCTCAGGGACGGATCCGTGGTCAGCAAGATCACGCCGCTTTTGAAGCACGGGGCCGGCGTGGTGACCAGCCGCAACCACGTGCGCTACCTGGTGACCGAATACGGCGCGGCTGACCTCTACGCGAAAAGCGTCCGCCAGCGCACCCAGGCCCTGATAGGCGTCGCCCACCCCATGTTCCGGGAGGAGCTGACCGAGAAGGCGAAGGAACTCAGGTACATCTAA
- a CDS encoding DUF485 domain-containing protein, whose amino-acid sequence MVEKEIDWAAIASHPKFVELHQAKMRFLVGLWVFGATSYFLLLVGAISFPDLFNARIMGRLNFGYLFCLFQFVLAWAIAIIYTRKSNREFDPLTTELVEMILKEECQ is encoded by the coding sequence ATGGTGGAAAAGGAAATCGATTGGGCTGCCATAGCCAGCCATCCGAAGTTCGTGGAGTTGCACCAGGCGAAGATGAGGTTTCTGGTAGGGCTGTGGGTTTTTGGGGCGACGTCGTATTTTCTGCTGCTGGTCGGGGCCATATCCTTCCCCGACCTGTTCAACGCCCGGATCATGGGGCGGCTCAATTTCGGCTACCTGTTCTGCCTGTTCCAGTTTGTCCTGGCCTGGGCCATCGCGATCATCTACACGCGCAAATCCAACCGGGAATTCGATCCCCTTACCACTGAACTGGTCGAGATGATCTTGAAGGAGGAATGCCAATGA